The region TCTTCCAGCAAGCCACGCTGCTTCAAGTCTTTGAGCAGGCCGGAGATGGGTTTGTCCACCTGCTCAGCCAACTTCGAGTGACTGCTTCTAAGCCCTGAATGGGAATCCCAGGCTCCTGCGGCCCCATCACCATGCTGGATCTGGATGAAACGGACGCCGCGCTCCACCAGACGGCGGGCGACGAGGAGCTGGCGGGCGAAGGGCTCTGTCGCTTTTTGATCCAAGCCGTACAAGCGCTGTGTCTCGGCGCTTTCATCCTCCAGATTCAATGTTTCCGGTACAGCGGTCTGCATCCGGTAGGCGAGATCGTAGCTTTTCATGCGAGCCAGCAGCGCGCGGTCCCCCGGATATTGCTGCGCCGTCAGCTGATTCAGCCGATGGATCATGCCGAATTGGGCGGCCTGCTCGGGCCCGGTCATCTCGGCCTCCGGTTTGGCAAAGGAGAGCGGATTCTTGGGGTCCACCTTCAGGTTCACGGCGTCATAGGCTGGCCCCAGGTAGTGACCGTCGCGCGTGTCAAAGTAACGCGGCCCCATGTTGATAAAGGAGGGCAGGTCATCGGTCATGGTGCCGAGGCCATAGTTGACCCAGGCCCCGAGGGTGGGCACGCGCGGCTCCAGCATGTGGCGACCGCTGGCAAACTGCACCTGCGCGCCATGATTGTTGTCGGTGGTCCACATGCTGCGGACAAAGGCGATCTCATCGGCACAGGAACCGATGTGGGGAAACCAGTCGCTGATCTCCACCCCGCATTGGCCATAGCGCTTATAGCCAGTCTGCATCGGATAGATGACATTGCGCTGCTGGCCATTGGCGTCATTGACCACCACCACGCGCACGTTTTTCAGCTTCTCGGGACTGAGCACTTCCTTAAAGGGAGTCTCCTCAATGCTTTTGCCAGCATAACGATTGAGCATGGGCTTAGGGTCAAAGCTCTCCATGTGGCTGACCCCGCCGCGCATGAACAGCCAGATGACACGCTTCGCCTTCGGGGCATGCATGGGCAGGCCATCCGGCGGGGCCCAGGTGCCAGCGCCCACAGCCTCACGCGCTAGCATGGCCTGCAAGGCGACGCCTGTAAGCCCGGAGCCGAGACTGCCAAGGAAATGACGCCGGGACTGTGCCTGGCTAAGGCCGGAGGAAAGGTCCATGTTCATCGCAGGGTGACAAAGTCGTTATGGTTGAAAAGGGCCTGGAGGAAAAGCTCCCGCCGCAGAACGGAAAGGCTTTCGAGGCAGGTGTTCATCTCTACCGCATGCGGAGCACGGCCAAGAACGGCCGAGAAGGACTGGCTAACAAACGATGCGTTACCGAGCTTTTCCAGCTTCCGGTTCAGGGCCAGGGCGCACTCATGGGAAAGTTTGCTGTTCGCCAGGGCCAGCGCCTGCTGGGGCACGATGCTTTCCTCACGGCGATAGCAGTCGAGCACGTTGGCATTGTCAAACATGGCGAGGAAGCGGTGCTCCTCATCGGCGGTCTGATTGAAATAAAGCGAACGGCGTGTGCTGGTCTCCATCTTCACGGGGTCCAGCGTTGGGCCGCCCTGAGTCAGATCCAGCCGACCGGCAATGAAGAGCAGGCTATCGCGCACGACCTGGGACTCCATGCGGCGAGGATTCATGCGCCAGTAGCAGGTGTTGTCGGGATCTGCCTCCAGCGTGGCTGGATGTGCCCCAGCACTGGAGGAGTCGCGGGCATAAAGCTCGCTCAGGACCATTTCGCGGTGCAGCCGCTTGAGGCCCCAACCTTCCTCCATAAAACGGACAGCGAGGGTATCGAGAATGTCCTGATGAAGTGGCGCGGGGCTGCGACGGCCAAAGTCACTAACATCGGTCACCAGGGCGGTGCCGAAGTGACGCAGCCAGACATGGTTCACCAGCACGCGGGCCGTGAGCGGGTGCTGCCGGGCGGCCATCCAGCGGGCGAGGGCTAGGCGGCGACCACTGGTGGTTTCAGGGTAGCTTTGCACCTCGGCATTGTTGGGATCATCCGGGCCTTCCTGGGCTTTGAGACTGGCGCGAATGGAAGCATAGGCGTTGCCGGGGGCGGCAGCCCTCTCCCGGGCTTTCTGGAGCGCAGCCCTTGCTTCCCCAAGCTTTTTGTTAGCAGCGGTTTTCTTTTTGGTATCCGCGCCTGCCAGGGCCGGATCTTTTTCCGCCCGATGACAGGCTTCTTCGGCGAGTGCCAGCCGATAGCCGGCATCTGCCGCAGCGGCCTGGGCGGCGAGCTTTTTGTCCGCCGGGGCTGCATCGGCTGCATGAATGGCACGCAGCATAGCTGGACGCGCCTGTGCGACGGCCAGAGAAAGTTCCGCTAGCGGGCGTGCCTCCGGGCTGGCATTCTTCAATTCCTTTTCAGCGGCTGCCAGGGAAAGTGCCGCAGCAGCCAGGTGATCCTTCAACACAAAAGGCAGGAGTGCTGGGCGGACACTGCCCACGGGCAGCTTCAGGGAGACTGGCTGATAAACATCCCCGCCAAGAATCTTGGGCACAC is a window of Prosthecobacter algae DNA encoding:
- a CDS encoding DUF1501 domain-containing protein, with amino-acid sequence MNMDLSSGLSQAQSRRHFLGSLGSGLTGVALQAMLAREAVGAGTWAPPDGLPMHAPKAKRVIWLFMRGGVSHMESFDPKPMLNRYAGKSIEETPFKEVLSPEKLKNVRVVVVNDANGQQRNVIYPMQTGYKRYGQCGVEISDWFPHIGSCADEIAFVRSMWTTDNNHGAQVQFASGRHMLEPRVPTLGAWVNYGLGTMTDDLPSFINMGPRYFDTRDGHYLGPAYDAVNLKVDPKNPLSFAKPEAEMTGPEQAAQFGMIHRLNQLTAQQYPGDRALLARMKSYDLAYRMQTAVPETLNLEDESAETQRLYGLDQKATEPFARQLLVARRLVERGVRFIQIQHGDGAAGAWDSHSGLRSSHSKLAEQVDKPISGLLKDLKQRGLLEDTLVVFATEFGRTPGTQGSDGRDHHPFAFSVWMAGGGIKGGTIHGASDELGFHAVEHPHYVTDIHATILHLLGLNPHRLEIPGRKRLERDFGKVIREIVA
- a CDS encoding PSD1 and planctomycete cytochrome C domain-containing protein produces the protein MSQTKRLILLAGLLPFSGGVAAVDYLKDIKPLLQERCYACHGALKQKAGLRVDTVALMKSGGDEGNAIAQDHALLLERVTTTDLDERMPPEGEGAAFTPEQVALLKTWIQAGAPGPADEKAEADPREHWAYHLPKSTGSSLDALLSQRLQSRHLQPRPPAAPEVWLRRVYLDLIGLPPTPEQVQSFLQENADAGRAPQARVKVVDSLLTSPQYGERWGRHFMDIWRYSDWYGLGDQLRHSQKHLWHWRDWIVESLNADKGYDEMIVQMLAADELAPEDRSNLRATGFLARSYYLFNRTTWLDETVEHTCRSFLGLTMQCVKCHDHKYDPVEHGEYYRMRAVFEPMHVRLDPLPGETNLEKNGLPRVYDLHLDRPTYRHVRGDEKNEDKSKAQPAGVPKILGGDVYQPVSLKLPVGSVRPALLPFVLKDHLAAAALSLAAAEKELKNASPEARPLAELSLAVAQARPAMLRAIHAADAAPADKKLAAQAAAADAGYRLALAEEACHRAEKDPALAGADTKKKTAANKKLGEARAALQKARERAAAPGNAYASIRASLKAQEGPDDPNNAEVQSYPETTSGRRLALARWMAARQHPLTARVLVNHVWLRHFGTALVTDVSDFGRRSPAPLHQDILDTLAVRFMEEGWGLKRLHREMVLSELYARDSSSAGAHPATLEADPDNTCYWRMNPRRMESQVVRDSLLFIAGRLDLTQGGPTLDPVKMETSTRRSLYFNQTADEEHRFLAMFDNANVLDCYRREESIVPQQALALANSKLSHECALALNRKLEKLGNASFVSQSFSAVLGRAPHAVEMNTCLESLSVLRRELFLQALFNHNDFVTLR